The bacterium genome includes a window with the following:
- a CDS encoding IS1634 family transposase, whose translation MVVIIMYIRKTVREKNGKRYEYWRIVVSFRDKKGRVLQKTIRNLGRLRDEEVLKWKLLLSFKSLEEIVIARWEDIKIKSIREGISVAILDGLWKYWGLFDLINSLLDKGAQNVAEALTINRCVHPNSDYKVSNWYNKTLLPFIQAKDGINPTEIYRTLDKILEIEGKIQVHLYKRIKDLGLDEFNLVFYDLTSTYFEGNGPDLAGFGHSRDHRNDRRQIILAIAVTKKGFPFWWKIFKGNTMDSVTLIEIVSSLKEQFNLSECALVVDKGLITIWLFTEYGANIIS comes from the coding sequence ATGGTAGTGATAATCATGTATATAAGAAAGACTGTAAGAGAAAAAAATGGTAAGAGGTATGAGTATTGGCGAATTGTTGTGTCTTTTAGGGATAAAAAGGGAAGGGTTCTGCAAAAGACTATTCGTAATTTGGGAAGGCTCAGAGATGAAGAAGTATTGAAGTGGAAGCTACTTCTCTCTTTTAAGTCGCTTGAGGAGATTGTAATAGCAAGATGGGAAGATATCAAAATTAAATCTATTCGTGAGGGGATTTCAGTTGCTATACTTGATGGTTTATGGAAATATTGGGGGCTTTTTGATTTAATAAATTCTCTTTTAGATAAAGGAGCTCAAAATGTTGCGGAAGCTCTCACCATCAATAGATGCGTTCATCCTAATAGTGATTATAAAGTCAGTAACTGGTATAATAAGACACTCCTCCCTTTCATTCAGGCTAAGGATGGAATTAATCCGACAGAGATTTACCGGACATTGGATAAAATTTTAGAGATTGAAGGTAAGATTCAGGTTCATCTTTATAAAAGGATAAAGGATTTAGGGTTAGACGAATTCAATTTAGTATTTTATGACCTTACCTCTACTTATTTTGAGGGTAATGGACCTGATTTAGCTGGTTTTGGGCATTCAAGAGACCATAGAAACGATAGGAGGCAAATTATATTAGCGATAGCAGTTACAAAGAAAGGATTTCCATTTTGGTGGAAGATATTTAAGGGCAACACAATGGATTCTGTGACTTTAATTGAAATAGTTAGCTCCTTAAAGGAACAATTTAATTTAAGTGAATGTG